The proteins below are encoded in one region of Citrobacter enshiensis:
- the ilvM gene encoding acetolactate synthase 2 small subunit — translation MMQHQVNVAARFSPETLERVLRVVRHRGFQVCAMNMETAGDAQNINIELTVASPRSVDLLFSQLSKLVDVAHVAICQSTTTSQQIRA, via the coding sequence ATGATGCAACATCAGGTTAATGTGGCGGCGCGTTTCAGTCCGGAAACGTTAGAGCGTGTTTTACGTGTGGTACGTCATCGCGGTTTTCAGGTGTGCGCTATGAATATGGAAACAGCTGGCGATGCACAGAATATAAATATCGAATTGACCGTTGCCAGCCCCCGGTCGGTCGACTTACTGTTTAGTCAGTTAAGTAAACTGGTAGACGTTGCACATGTTGCCATTTGCCAGAGCACA
- the ilvG gene encoding acetolactate synthase 2 catalytic subunit, producing the protein MNGAQWVVHALRAQGVKTVFGYPGGAIMPVYDALYDGGVEHLLCRHEQGAAMAAIGYARSTGKTGVCIATSGPGATNLITGLADALLDSVPVVAITGQVSAPFIGTDAFQEVDVLGLSLACTKHSFLVPSLEELPRIMSDAFRIANSGRPGPVLVDIPKDIQLANGSLEPYFSTVKNDVTFPHADVEQACRMIAQAQKPMLYVGGGVGMAQAVPALREFLDATRMPVTCTLKGLGAVDADYPYYLGMLGMHGTKAANFAVQECDLLVAVGARFDDRVTGKLNTFAPKASVIHMDIDPAEMNKLRQAHVALQGDLNTLLPALQQSLNIEDWRQHCAQLRTEHSWRYDHPGEAIYAPLLLKQLSDRKPADSVVTTDVGQHQMWSAQHMTYTRPENFITSSGLGTMGFGLPAAVGAQVARPDDTVICISGDGSFMMNVQELGTVKRKQLPLKIVLLDNQRLGMVRQWQQLFFQERYSETTLTDNPDFLMLASAFGIPGQHITRKDQVEAALDTMLNSEGPYLLHVSIDELENVWPLVPPGASNSEMLEKLS; encoded by the coding sequence ATGAATGGGGCGCAATGGGTAGTACATGCTTTGCGAGCGCAGGGTGTTAAAACCGTTTTTGGTTATCCCGGTGGCGCAATTATGCCGGTTTACGATGCGTTGTATGACGGCGGCGTGGAACACCTGTTGTGCAGACACGAGCAGGGGGCAGCCATGGCAGCCATCGGGTATGCGCGTTCGACCGGTAAAACCGGCGTCTGTATCGCAACCTCTGGGCCAGGGGCGACCAATCTGATCACCGGTCTGGCTGATGCGCTGTTAGATTCCGTTCCCGTAGTCGCCATCACTGGCCAGGTTTCTGCGCCTTTCATTGGCACCGATGCTTTTCAGGAAGTGGACGTGTTAGGACTGTCCCTGGCCTGCACCAAACACAGCTTCCTGGTGCCGTCGCTGGAAGAGTTACCCCGTATCATGTCCGACGCCTTCAGGATAGCGAATTCTGGACGACCAGGCCCTGTTCTGGTTGATATCCCTAAAGATATCCAGCTGGCCAACGGTTCTCTTGAGCCCTATTTTTCCACAGTGAAAAATGATGTTACGTTCCCGCACGCTGATGTTGAGCAGGCGTGTCGAATGATAGCGCAAGCGCAAAAGCCGATGCTGTACGTCGGGGGAGGCGTGGGGATGGCGCAGGCGGTACCCGCGTTGCGTGAATTTCTCGATGCGACCCGCATGCCAGTCACCTGCACGTTGAAAGGGCTTGGCGCTGTTGATGCAGACTATCCGTATTATCTTGGCATGCTGGGGATGCATGGCACGAAAGCGGCAAACTTTGCGGTGCAGGAATGCGATCTGCTGGTGGCTGTCGGTGCGCGTTTTGATGACCGGGTGACTGGCAAGTTAAATACTTTTGCGCCAAAAGCCAGCGTGATCCACATGGATATCGATCCCGCAGAAATGAACAAACTGCGTCAGGCGCACGTCGCCCTTCAGGGCGATCTGAATACCCTGCTGCCCGCTCTGCAGCAGTCGTTGAATATTGAAGACTGGCGTCAGCATTGCGCTCAACTGCGCACCGAGCATAGCTGGCGCTATGATCACCCCGGTGAGGCTATCTATGCCCCGCTGTTGTTAAAGCAGTTGTCAGATCGTAAACCGGCAGACAGCGTCGTGACGACGGATGTTGGCCAACATCAGATGTGGTCGGCGCAGCATATGACCTATACCCGCCCGGAAAACTTTATCACCTCCAGCGGCTTAGGCACGATGGGCTTCGGCCTGCCAGCGGCGGTGGGCGCACAAGTGGCGCGGCCGGATGACACCGTTATCTGTATCTCCGGTGACGGTTCTTTCATGATGAATGTGCAGGAACTGGGCACCGTAAAACGCAAGCAGTTACCGTTGAAAATCGTCTTACTCGATAATCAGCGTTTAGGGATGGTGCGACAATGGCAGCAACTGTTTTTTCAGGAACGTTATAGCGAAACCACCCTTACCGATAATCCCGATTTCCTCATGTTAGCCAGCGCCTTCGGCATTCCTGGCCAACACATCACCCGTAAAGACCAGGTTGAAGCGGCACTCGACACCATGCTGAACAGTGAGGGGCCTTACCTGCTTCATGTCTCAATCGACGAGCTTGAGAATGTCTGGCCCCTGGTGCCCCCCGGCGCCAGTAACTCAGAAATGCTGGAGAAATTATCATGA
- the ilvX gene encoding peptide IlvX yields the protein MNNSIKFCFSKFMAGK from the coding sequence ATGAATAACAGCATAAAATTCTGTTTCTCCAAATTTATGGCGGGGAAGTAA
- the ilvL gene encoding ilv operon leader peptide: MKALLRVISLVVISVVVIIIPPCGAALGRGKA; the protein is encoded by the coding sequence ATGAAAGCCCTTCTACGAGTGATTAGCCTGGTCGTGATTAGCGTGGTGGTGATTATTATCCCACCGTGCGGGGCTGCACTTGGACGAGGAAAGGCTTAA
- a CDS encoding YifB family Mg chelatase-like AAA ATPase, with protein sequence MSLSIVHTRAALGVNAPPITIEVHISNGLPGLTMVGLPETTVKEARDRVRSAIINSGYEFPAKKITINLAPADLPKEGGRYDLPIAVALLTASEQLTTHRLSEYELVGELALTGALRGVPGAISSATEAIRAGRRIIVASDNAAEVGLISGEGCLIADHLQSVCAFLEGKHELERPVTGDLASAASSDDLSDVIGQEQGKRGLEITASGGHNLLLIGPPGTGKTMLASRLNGLLPPLSNEAALESAAILSLVNSDTVQKHWKQRPFRSPHHSASLAAMVGGGSIPAPGEISLAHNGILFLDELPEFERRTLDALREPIESGKIHLSRTRAKITYPARFQLIAAMNPSPTGHYQGNHNRCTPEQTLRYLNRLSGPFLDRFDLSLEIPLPPPGILSQPIAKGEDSFTVKQRVIAAQERQYTRQGKLNAQMNTQEIRKYCNLLSDDAHWLEETLLQLGLSVRAWQRLLKVARTIADIDHSDGIKRQHLQEAVGYRAIDRLLIHLQKLLA encoded by the coding sequence ATGTCACTTTCGATTGTTCACACTCGCGCCGCCCTTGGCGTTAATGCCCCCCCTATAACTATCGAGGTCCATATCAGCAATGGCCTTCCTGGTTTAACCATGGTGGGATTACCTGAAACCACAGTAAAAGAGGCTCGCGATCGGGTGCGCAGCGCCATTATCAATAGTGGGTATGAATTTCCGGCGAAGAAAATCACGATCAACCTCGCCCCGGCCGATCTCCCCAAAGAGGGAGGGAGATATGATTTACCTATCGCTGTCGCGCTTCTGACTGCATCAGAGCAGTTAACAACACACAGACTTAGCGAATATGAATTAGTAGGTGAATTGGCGCTTACAGGGGCGTTACGCGGCGTTCCCGGAGCGATTTCGAGCGCAACAGAAGCGATTCGTGCTGGCAGGAGAATTATTGTCGCCAGTGATAATGCCGCTGAAGTCGGTTTAATCAGTGGCGAGGGGTGCCTGATAGCCGATCATTTGCAATCCGTATGCGCATTTCTGGAAGGTAAGCATGAGCTTGAAAGGCCTGTAACTGGCGATCTGGCTTCCGCTGCGTCATCGGATGATCTCAGTGATGTCATAGGCCAGGAACAAGGAAAGCGAGGACTGGAAATTACAGCATCGGGTGGCCATAACTTGCTACTGATAGGGCCTCCCGGCACAGGAAAAACAATGCTTGCCAGTCGCTTAAATGGGCTGCTTCCACCGCTCAGCAACGAAGCAGCATTGGAGAGTGCAGCGATTCTAAGTCTGGTAAATTCCGACACCGTACAAAAGCACTGGAAGCAGCGCCCATTTCGCTCACCTCACCACAGTGCATCATTAGCCGCCATGGTCGGTGGTGGCTCAATACCCGCCCCAGGAGAAATCTCGCTGGCGCACAATGGCATTCTGTTTCTTGATGAACTGCCTGAATTTGAACGACGTACGCTGGACGCGCTGCGGGAACCCATTGAGTCCGGGAAAATTCATCTTTCCCGCACGCGAGCTAAAATTACCTATCCCGCACGTTTCCAGTTGATTGCGGCCATGAATCCCAGTCCCACAGGTCACTATCAGGGAAACCATAATCGCTGTACTCCTGAGCAGACACTGCGCTATCTCAACCGTCTATCCGGTCCCTTTCTCGATCGCTTTGATCTTTCACTTGAGATCCCACTCCCACCACCAGGCATTCTCAGCCAGCCGATAGCCAAAGGAGAAGATAGTTTTACGGTTAAACAACGTGTTATCGCTGCCCAGGAACGTCAGTACACACGACAGGGGAAATTAAACGCGCAAATGAATACTCAGGAAATTCGGAAGTACTGCAACTTGCTCAGTGATGATGCACACTGGCTTGAGGAAACGCTGCTGCAGTTGGGGTTATCTGTACGCGCCTGGCAACGACTACTGAAAGTTGCACGTACCATTGCCGATATTGATCACTCAGACGGTATTAAACGACAGCACTTGCAAGAAGCCGTCGGCTATCGGGCGATAGACAGACTACTCATTCATCTGCAGAAACTGCTGGCATAA
- the maoP gene encoding macrodomain Ori organization protein MaoP, producing the protein MAESFTTTNRYFDNKYYPRGFSRHGDFTIKEAQLLERYGYAFNELDLGKREPVTEEEKLFVAVCRGEREPVTEAERVWSKYMTRIKRPKRFHTLSGGKPQMEGAEDYTESDD; encoded by the coding sequence ATGGCGGAAAGCTTTACGACGACTAATCGATATTTCGACAATAAATATTATCCTCGTGGATTCTCTCGTCATGGTGATTTCACCATCAAAGAGGCACAACTGCTTGAACGTTATGGTTATGCCTTTAATGAGCTGGATCTGGGTAAACGTGAGCCAGTCACTGAAGAAGAAAAACTGTTTGTCGCGGTATGTCGTGGCGAACGTGAACCTGTTACAGAGGCTGAACGCGTTTGGTCTAAATACATGACGCGTATCAAGCGTCCCAAGCGTTTTCACACGCTGTCTGGTGGTAAGCCGCAGATGGAAGGTGCTGAAGATTACACCGAATCTGACGATTAA
- the hdfR gene encoding HTH-type transcriptional regulator HdfR, protein MDTELLKTFLEVSRTRHFGRAAEALYLTQSAVSFRIRQLENQLGVNLFTRHRNNIRLTAAGEKLLPYAETLMNTWQAARKEVAHTSRHNEFSIGASASLWECMLNGWLGRLYQSQDPQTSLQFEARIAQRQSLVKQLHERQLDLLITSEAPKMDEFSSQLLGHFTLALYSATPSRTKDELNYLRLEWGPDFQQHETGLIASEDIPVLTTSSAELARQQLSPLNGCSWLPVTWAKEKGGLHTVTDSSTLSRPLYAIWLQNSDKNALIRDLLKTSVLED, encoded by the coding sequence GTGGATACGGAATTGTTGAAAACTTTCCTGGAAGTGAGTCGGACACGCCACTTTGGTCGGGCAGCAGAAGCACTCTATCTGACTCAATCAGCAGTAAGTTTTCGTATTAGACAACTGGAAAATCAGCTTGGCGTGAACCTGTTCACTCGCCACAGAAACAATATCCGTTTAACTGCGGCCGGAGAGAAACTTCTGCCTTACGCAGAAACACTGATGAATACGTGGCAGGCCGCACGCAAAGAGGTCGCACATACGTCACGGCATAATGAATTTTCTATCGGTGCCAGCGCCTCTCTCTGGGAGTGCATGCTAAATGGCTGGCTGGGGCGGCTGTACCAGTCTCAGGACCCGCAAACCAGTCTGCAATTTGAGGCCAGAATCGCTCAGAGACAGTCGTTAGTTAAGCAACTCCATGAGCGCCAGCTGGATCTGCTGATTACCAGTGAAGCGCCCAAAATGGACGAATTTAGTAGCCAGCTTCTCGGCCACTTCACATTAGCGCTTTACAGCGCGACGCCATCACGAACAAAAGACGAGTTGAATTACTTACGTCTTGAGTGGGGCCCAGACTTTCAACAACATGAAACAGGGCTGATCGCGAGTGAGGACATCCCTGTACTCACAACCAGTTCAGCAGAACTCGCACGGCAGCAACTTTCTCCCCTCAACGGTTGCAGTTGGCTACCGGTGACCTGGGCTAAAGAGAAAGGTGGACTCCACACGGTAACTGATAGCTCAACGCTTTCACGGCCGTTATATGCAATATGGCTACAAAATAGCGATAAAAATGCGTTAATTCGCGATCTTCTAAAAACAAGCGTACTGGAAGATTAA